In Bradyrhizobium sp. CCBAU 051011, the following are encoded in one genomic region:
- a CDS encoding carboxymuconolactone decarboxylase family protein, which yields MARLPYLEADQVAPEYRDMLKRNTNLHKLLVNSPDMARAFNGVGNYIRFKSKLDPRLRELAILQVGWMEKSEYEFTHHVKIGREFGVTDEDIEGLMAETEGKPSKLEPLAKTILRGAREMVRELAMSEATFGEIKQKLSDEEMVDLVLTIAFYCAVVRVLATMKIDNEPYYKEVLQQYPIPGVE from the coding sequence ATGGCTCGCCTGCCCTATCTCGAAGCCGACCAGGTCGCGCCCGAGTACCGCGACATGCTCAAGCGCAACACCAATTTGCACAAGCTGTTGGTGAACTCGCCGGACATGGCCCGCGCCTTCAACGGCGTCGGCAACTACATCCGCTTCAAGAGCAAGCTCGATCCGCGCTTGCGCGAGCTTGCGATCCTGCAGGTCGGCTGGATGGAGAAATCTGAATACGAGTTCACCCACCACGTGAAGATCGGCAGGGAATTCGGCGTCACCGACGAGGATATCGAAGGACTGATGGCCGAGACCGAGGGCAAGCCATCAAAGCTGGAACCGCTCGCAAAGACGATTCTCCGCGGCGCCCGCGAGATGGTGCGGGAGCTTGCGATGTCGGAGGCAACCTTCGGCGAGATCAAGCAAAAACTCTCCGACGAAGAGATGGTCGACCTCGTGCTCACCATCGCCTTCTATTGCGCCGTGGTCCGCGTGCTGGCGACGATGAAGATCGACAACGAACCCTATTACAAAGAGGTACTGCAACAGTACCCGATCCCGGGAGTGGAATGA
- a CDS encoding SDR family NAD(P)-dependent oxidoreductase: MRLKDRVAIIVGAGQSPGEGIGNGRATALTFAREGAKVLCVDHNLESAQETVDLIAANGGTAAAFKADVTRNAELKAMVADAQTRWGRIDILHNNVGVSLSGGDAELLEISEEAFDRCVAINLKSCVLAAKHVIPIMRQQKSGAIINISSMAAITTYPYVAYKATKSAMIAFTEQLAYQNAQYGIRANVILPGLMNTPMAVDTRAREWGKSRAEVEAERDAKVPLRHKMGTGWDVANAALFLASDEASFITGVTLPVDGGASVRRG; this comes from the coding sequence ATGCGCCTGAAAGATCGTGTCGCCATCATCGTCGGCGCCGGCCAGAGTCCCGGCGAAGGCATCGGCAACGGCCGCGCCACCGCGCTGACCTTTGCGCGTGAAGGCGCCAAGGTCTTGTGCGTCGATCATAATCTGGAATCGGCGCAGGAAACCGTCGACCTGATTGCCGCGAATGGCGGCACCGCGGCGGCATTCAAGGCCGACGTCACCAGGAACGCCGAGTTGAAGGCGATGGTGGCGGATGCGCAAACGCGCTGGGGCCGCATCGACATCCTGCATAATAATGTCGGCGTCAGCCTGTCCGGCGGCGACGCGGAACTGCTCGAGATCTCGGAGGAAGCCTTCGACCGCTGCGTGGCGATCAACCTGAAGAGCTGCGTGCTCGCCGCCAAGCACGTGATCCCGATCATGCGCCAGCAAAAGAGCGGCGCGATCATCAACATCTCCTCGATGGCCGCGATCACCACCTATCCTTATGTGGCCTACAAGGCGACCAAGTCGGCGATGATCGCCTTCACCGAACAGCTCGCCTACCAGAACGCGCAATATGGCATTCGCGCCAACGTCATCCTGCCCGGCCTGATGAACACGCCGATGGCAGTCGACACCCGCGCCCGCGAATGGGGAAAGAGCCGCGCCGAAGTCGAGGCGGAGCGCGATGCCAAGGTGCCGCTGCGTCACAAGATGGGCACCGGCTGGGACGTCGCCAACGCCGCCCTGTTCCTCGCGTCGGACGAAGCGAGCT